In one window of Musa acuminata AAA Group cultivar baxijiao chromosome BXJ3-2, Cavendish_Baxijiao_AAA, whole genome shotgun sequence DNA:
- the LOC135630913 gene encoding caffeic acid 3-O-methyltransferase-like, with product MGFTKGVVQQLSPEEEEEARLLAMRLVTGSCLPMILNVAIELELLEIIVKAGPGAKLSPDDIATQLPTENPQAADMVDRILRLLAANGVVSCSVESGDDGRPSCKYGATPVCKYLTKNEDGVSMAAFCLMVHDKVTMESWYYLKDAVLEGGIPFEKAHGMTAFEHHGGDPRFNKLFNDSMRNHSTILIKQLLETYRGFDDVKVLVDVGGGTGATLHMITSRHPHIKGVNFDLPLVIASATTNPDVEHVSGDMFESIPGGGDAIFMKNI from the exons ATGGGATTCACCAAGGGAGTGGTGCAGCAGCTGAgccccgaggaggaggaggaggcacgcTTGCTCGCCATGAGGCTTGTGACGGGATCCTGCCTCCCAATGATTCTCAATGTGGCCATCGAGCTCGAGCTCCTCGAGATCATCGTCAAGGCTGGCCCCGGCGCCAAGCTGAGTCCCGACGACATCGCCACCCAGCTGCCCACCGAGAACCCACAGGCGGCCGATATGGTAGACCGGATCCTCCGCCTGCTCGCCGCCAACGGCGTCGTCAGTTGCTCTGTGGAATCCGGCGACGATGGGCGCCCCTCGTGCAAGTACGGGGCCACGCCTGTCTGCAAGTACCTGACCAAGAACGAGGACGGCGTGTCCATGGCCGCTTTCTGCTTGATGGTCCACGACAAGGTCACCATGGAGAGCTG GTACTACCTGAAGGATGCGGTGTTGGAGGGGGGCATCCCATTCGAGAAGGCCCACGGCATGACGGCGTTCGAGCACCACGGCGGCGATCCACGGTTCAACAAGCTGTTCAACGACAGCATGAGGAACCACTCCACCATCTTGATCAAGCAACTGCTGGAGACCTACCGCGGCTTCGACGACGTCAAGGTGCTCGTCGACGTCGGCGGCGGGACCGGCGCCACGCTCCACATGATCACCTCCAGGCACCCGCACATCAAGGGCGTCAACTTCGACCTCCCTCTTGTCATCGCCAGCGCAACGACCAACCCAG ATGTAGAGCACGTCAGCGGCGACATGTTTGAGAGCATTCCGGGTGGAGGAGACGCCATTTTCATGAagaacatttag
- the LOC103971944 gene encoding caffeic acid 3-O-methyltransferase-like produces MGFTKEVVQQLSPGEEEEEARMLAMRLVTGSCLPMILNVAIELELLEIIVKAGPGAKLSPDDIATQLPTENPQAADMVDRILRLLAANGVVSFSVESGDDGRPSCKYGATPVCKYLTKNEDGVSMAAFCLLIHDKVTMESWYYMKDAVLEGGIPFKKAHGMTAFEHHGGDPRFNKLFNDSMRNHSTILIKQLLETYRGFDDVKVLVDVGGGTGATLHMITSRHPHIKGVNFDLPLVIASAPTNPDVEHVSGDMFESIPGGGDAIFMKWILHDWTDEQCARILKNCWKALPEEGKVIVVEYLLPVIPEPDSRSQGVFFLDIGMMIHTGGRERTQEEFEAMAKEAGFTGFKATYISLYSWVMEFTK; encoded by the exons ATGGGATTCACCAAGGAAGTGGTGCAGCAGCTGAGccccggggaggaggaggaggaggcacgcATGCTCGCCATGAGGCTGGTGACGGGATCCTGCCTCCCAATGATTCTCAATGTGGCCATCGAGCTCGAGCTCCTCGAGATCATCGTCAAGGCTGGCCCCGGCGCCAAGCTGAGTCCCGACGACATCGCCACCCAGCTGCCCACCGAGAACCCACAGGCGGCCGATATGGTAGACCGGATCCTCCGCCTGCTCGCCGCCAACGGCGTCGTCAGTTTCTCTGTGGAGTCCGGCGACGATGGGCGCCCCTCGTGCAAGTACGGGGCCACGCCTGTCTGCAAGTACCTGACCAAGAACGAGGACGGCGTGTCCATGGCCGCTTTCTGCTTGCTGATCCATGACAAGGTCACCATGGAGAGCTG GTACTACATGAAGGATGCGGTGTTGGAGGGCGGCATCCCATTCAAGAAGGCCCACGGCATGACGGCGTTCGAGCACCACGGCGGCGATCCACGGTTCAACAAGCTGTTCAACGACAGCATGAGGAACCACTCCACCATCTTGATCAAGCAACTGCTGGAGACCTACCGCGGCTTCGACGACGTCAAGGTGCTCGTCGACGTCGGCGGCGGGACCGGCGCCACGCTCCACATGATCACCTCCAGGCACCCGCACATCAAGGGCGTCAACTTCGACCTCCCTCTTGTCATCGCCAGTGCACCGACCAACCCAG ATGTAGAGCACGTAAGCGGCGACATGTTTGAGAGCATTCCGGGTGGAGGAGACGCCATTTTCATGAAG TGGATTCTTCACGACTGGACTGATGAGCAGTGCGCGAGAATACTAAAGAACTGTTGGAAGGCTTTGCCGGAGGAAGGGAAGGTGATAGTAGTGGAATACTTGCTTCCCGTGATTCCGGAGCCCGATTCCAGATCGCAAGGTGTTTTTTTCTTGGACATCGGGATGATGATACACACTGGAGGGAGAGAGAGGACACAGGAAGAGTTTGAGGCAATGGCGAAGGAAGCAGGGTTTACAGGGTTCAAGGCCACCTACATATCTCTCTATTCTTGGGTTATGGAGTTCACAAAGTAg
- the LOC135630957 gene encoding caffeic acid 3-O-methyltransferase-like: protein MGFTKGVVQQLSPEEEEEARLLAMRLVTGSCLPMILNVAIELELLEIIVKAGPGAKLSPDDIATQLPTENPQAADMVDRILRLLAANGVVSCSVESGDDGRPSCKYGATPVCKYLTKNEDGVSMAAFCLMVHDKVTMESWYYLKDAVLEGGIPFEKAHGMTAFEHHGGDPRFNKLFNDSMRNHSTILIKQLLETYRGFDDVKVLVDVGGGTGATLQMITSRHPHIKGVNFDLPLVIASAPTNPDVEHVSGDMFESIPGGGDAIFMKVNI from the exons ATGGGATTCACCAAGGGAGTGGTGCAGCAGCTGAgccccgaggaggaggaggaggcacgcTTGCTCGCCATGAGGCTGGTGACGGGATCCTGCCTCCCAATGATTCTCAATGTGGCCATCGAGCTCGAGCTCCTCGAGATCATCGTCAAGGCTGGCCCCGGCGCCAAGCTGAGTCCCGACGACATCGCCACCCAGCTGCCCACCGAGAACCCACAGGCGGCCGATATGGTAGACCGGATCCTCCGCCTGCTCGCCGCCAACGGCGTCGTCAGTTGCTCTGTGGAATCCGGCGACGATGGGCGCCCCTCGTGCAAGTACGGGGCCACGCCTGTCTGCAAGTACCTGACCAAGAACGAGGACGGCGTGTCCATGGCCGCTTTCTGCTTGATGGTCCACGACAAGGTCACCATGGAGAGCTG GTACTACCTGAAGGATGCGGTGTTGGAGGGGGGCATCCCATTCGAGAAGGCCCACGGCATGACGGCGTTCGAGCACCACGGCGGCGATCCACGGTTCAACAAGCTGTTCAACGACAGCATGAGGAACCACTCCACCATCTTGATCAAGCAACTGCTGGAGACCTACCGCGGCTTCGACGACGTCAAGGTGCTCGTCGACGTCGGCGGCGGGACCGGCGCCACGCTCCAAATGATCACCTCCAGGCACCCGCACATCAAGGGCGTCAACTTCGACCTCCCTCTTGTCATCGCCAGCGCACCGACCAACCCAG ATGTAGAGCACGTCAGCGGCGACATGTTTGAGAGCATTCCGGGTGGAGGAGACGCCATTTTCATGAAGGtcaacatttag
- the LOC103971953 gene encoding flavone O-methyltransferase 1, with product MPATNDALKLTAEEEEEACARALQLSCGAVLPMVLKVAIELGLLQIIVKSGPATPLSSEEIAAQLPSENPEAAAAWVDRILRLLAANKIVGCVVEVGTDDRRSRKYRMAPICKYLTENEDGSLANLLLMHHDKVFLDLWHYLKGSVLDGDLPVMAAYGMSCFDYQSTDPRFNKIFNEAMRGHTAVIVNQLLRTYGGFDDVKVLVDVGGGVGATLGMITSRHPHIKGINLDLPHVISGAQPLPGVKHVSGDMFEAVPSGDAIFLKWILHDWNDGHCAKLLNNCWKALPEKGKVIVIECILPVVPEVTPRDQYIYQLDICMLAYTIGGKERTKQEFQALALDAGFTGFKALPVFAGTCIMELTK from the exons ATGCCGGCCACCAACGACGCGCTGAAGCTGACcgcagaagaggaggaggaggcgtgcGCGCGCGCCCTGCAACTGTCGTGCGGCGCCGTCCTTCCCATGGTCCTCAAGGTGGCCATCGAGCTCGGCCTCTTACAGATCATCGTCAAGTCTGGCCCAGCCACCCCACTGAGCTCCGAGGAGATTGCCGCCCAGCTGCCGAGCGAGAACCCGGAGGCTGCAGCCGCTTGGGTCGATCGGATTCTCCGCTTACTCGCCGCCAACAAGATCGTCGGCTGCGTCGTCGAGGTCGGCACCGACGATCGCCGCTCGCGGAAGTACCGCATGGCACCCATCTGCAAGTATCTCACGGAGAATGAGGATGGTTCTCTAGCTAACCTGCTTCTGATGCATCACGATAAAGTCTTCCTGGATTTATG GCACTACCTGAAGGGTTCGGTCTTGGACGGCGACCTCCCGGTGATGGCCGCCTACGGGATGTCGTGTTTCGACTACCAAAGCACCGATCCACGGTTCAACAAGATATTCAACGAGGCCATGCGGGGCCACACCGCCGTTATCGTCAACCAACTTCTCCGCACCTACGGCGGCTTCGACGACGTGAAGGTGCTCGTCGACGTGGGCGGTGGCGTCGGTGCCACCCTCGGCATGATCACTTCCAGACACCCCCACATCAAGGGCATCAACTTAGACCTCCCGCACGTCATCTCCGGCGCACAACCCCTGCCAG GAGTGAAGCACGTTAGCGGAGACATGTTTGAAGCTGTTCCCAGTGGAGATGCCATTTTCCTCAAG TGGATTCTTCACGATTGGAATGATGGGCATTGCGCGAAGTTGCTGAACAATTGTTGGAAGGCTCTTCCCGAGAAGGGGAAGGTCATCGTGATAGAATGCATTCTTCCAGTAGTTCCAGAGGTGACTCCGAGAGATCAGTACATCTACCAGTTAGATATCTGCATGTTGGCCTACACCATTGGGGGCAAAGAGAGAACGAAGCAAGAGTTCCAAGCTCTAGCATTGGATGCCGGTTTTACCGGATTCAAAGCTCTTCCTGTGTTCGCCGGCACATGCATCATGGAACTCACCAAGTAG